CATTTATCAGATTCTGGTTAATAGTTAAAGTTTTACCTCCAACTTCTCCGATAACTGCTGCAGGAGCTTTTATTTTGCTTAATATTTCATCGGCATATTCGCTTTTAACTGTAACAATGAATCTTGCATTGGACTCTGAAAATAGTGCTTCAGCATCGCTCATATCATTATCTTTGGGCACTTTTGAAATGTCCGCGGTTGCTCCAAGATCACTTGAGATTGCCATTTCAGCAACTGCAACGGCTATTCCTCCAGCTGAACAATCATGAACTGCTGTTACAGCATCATTTTCATCTTCACGGATTATTTTTAGAACTGCCTCTGCAGATTCAAATTCGGCGTCCATATTCACCTTTGGAGATTTTCCCTGGACAACATCAAAGACTTCTTTGTGGTATTGGGAACCATCAAGCTCGGGATAAGTTTTTCCTATTAATATGATCTTATCGCCTTCATTTTTGAAATCCATGGTTCTAATGTCTTTTATATCCATTAGTCCTGCAACACCCACAACTGGGGAAGGATTTACAGTTACTCCTTCAGTTTCGTTGTAAAAGCTAACGTTACCGCTTATTACAGGAGTTTCAAATTTATTTGCAATATCTGACATTCCTTTGATACATTCTTTAAACTGCCAGAAAACATCTGGCTTTTCAGGGTTTCCGAAGTTCAGGCAATCAACAACACACACCGGTTCAGCACCCATAGAAACAACGTTTCTTATGGCTTCTGCAATTGCTCCTGCTCCTCCATGGTATGGATCGAGTTTGGTGTGTATACTGTTACAGTCTGATGTAAGTGCAATAGCTTTTTTATCATCAATTCTAAGAACTGCTGCATCATCACCAGGCTTAATAACAGTTCTAATCTGTACTTCGTGATCGTACTGCCTGTAAACCCAGCTTTTACTTGCAATGTTCTGTGAAGAGAGAAGTTTGAGAAGAGCTTCCTGAGAATCGATATCTTCTACTTCTTGATATTCAGCAGTTTCAGACGGTCCGCATCCTTCTTCTTTTGGATTACATGATTCCCTGTTAACAACTGGAGGATCTGAGAGAAGTTCTGTTTGAACATCTGCTATAATTCCTCCTTCTTTCTTCAAAACTAACCTGCCGGTATCTGTGACTTTGCCAATAACTGCTGCTGGAAGTTCATATTTATTGAATATTTCCATTAACGCGTCCACATCTTTAGGGTTTACAACAAAAACCATTCTTTCCTGGGACTCGGAAAGCATTATTTCATAGGGTGTCATTCCTTCTTCTCTAAGTGGAATCGTTGTAAGTTCTACTTCAGCCCCGTTTCCGCCTTTAGCGGCCATTTCTGAAACACAGCATGTTAGACCGCCGCCGCCTAAATCTTTAAGCCCGACCACGTCAATTTTATCCAGTGCTTCAAATGTAGCTTCCATAACCATTTTCTTAGTGAAAGGATCCCCTACCTGGACTGCAGGCCTGCTTTCAAGTTCAGATTCGGTTGTAAGCTCTTCAGATGCAAATGTCACACCATGGATTCCATCTCTTCCGGTGGTACCTCCCATAAGGACAAAGATATCGCCTACATTAGGGGCAGAACCCAGTACAATATCGCTTTTTTTAACAAGCCCTGCACAGATAACATTTACAAGTGGGTTAAATTTGAAATTATCATCAAATTCGATTTCTCCACCGACAGTTGGGATCCCTACTCTATTTCCATAGTCTGAAATTCCTTTTACCACATATTCAAATATGTACCTTGATTTTTGGTCTTCAAGAGGTCCAAATCTTAATGAATCAAGTAATGCGATTGGTTTAGCACCCATTGAAATAATATCTCTAATTATTCCCCCAATACCTGTTCCAGCGCCCCCATAGGGTTCAATTGCTGATGGGTGGTTGTGGCTTTCCATTCCAATAACAAGTGCAAGTTCATCTGTTAGTTCAACAATTCCCGCATCGTCTCCAGGGCCAAGAATGACACGTTTACCTTCGTTCGGGAATAATCTTAAAATAGGACGGCTGCTTTTATAGGAGCAGTGCTCTGAAAACATTATATCAAGCATACCATACTCCAATGAATTGGGGTCTCGTCCCAATTCTTTTTTTACAAATTTACATTCTGAATCTGTTAGGGTCATGATATCACGCTGCAGTTATTATATTTAATTATTGTATATTTTTAAGAGTTATTTGAGGTTTTTTTACCTCATTCTGTTTTTTTAATGGTTATTTTAAGGTTCTCATCCTCAATCTTCCACCTTTCAAACCGGCGAATCTAAGATTTTCGGGGCATGTGAAAATCTATCGAAATTACAAATTTTGATGCATCGAAAACCGTAGGTTTTCGAATGTTTCAATTTTCACGGCTGCAAAACTAAAGGTTTTGCAAGCACCAAAAATTCATAGAATTTTTGAGTGTTTGATCAAAAAAACATTTTAACATTATTATGTCTTTTTGATAGTAATTTTGAGATTTTCATCCTCAATCTTCCATTCTTTTGTATAATCTCCTTCCTGTGCCTCGAAACTCAGTTTTTCAGCACGTACCTCATTGGAGATAAAGTCAAAGAATGGTTTAATTAGTTCTTTGAAGCCTTCATCACATTCTACAAATACCTGAATATTGGCTTCAACATCCAAGTCAAGGTCTTTTCGCATATCTTGAACTCTTCTTATGAGTTCTCTGGACATTGCTTCGGATAATATTTCTTCTGTGACTTCTGTGTTTATGAATACATTTCCAGAATCAAAATCTGCACTTACAAGATTTTCTGGAAGTTCAGTTTCAAATAGGATATCGTCAACACCAAGTTCTATGGTTCTGTCATCAACTTCAACAGAATAACTTCCTTCAGCATCTAAAACTGCTTTTATCTCGGATCCGTCGGCTTCTGTGAGATGTTTCATTACTTTTGGTGCATCGCCCCTGAGTCTTGGTCCAAGGGTCTTTAAATTAGGTTTTGCAATTATCTTGAGGTTTTCAAATTCATCTGTTGCTATGATCTCTTTTGTATTGGCCTGTTCCATTATGACAGCTTTAAGGGATTCAACTGCGCTTAAAACTTTTTTGTCCTCAGAAACAACTACAATTTCACTTACTGGCCATCTAAGTTTGTACCTTGCAACATCTCTTCCCCTTGCACATGCTTCTATGATATCTCTGACGATATCCATATTTTCTTCTAATTCTGTATCAATCAGGTCTTCATTGAATTCCCAGTCTTCCATATGTATACTTTCAGGAGCATCTTCTTCCACTCCTTTTATGAGATTCTGGTAGATTTCTTCGGTAATATGTGGAGTTATTGGGGCCATTGTTTTAATTAGAAGTTTTAAAGCATTATAAAGTGTAAAGTAAGCCCCTAATTTATCAGGATCTTCTTTTTCAACCCATGTACGTCCTCTTATAAGTCTAACATACCATCTGCT
This window of the Methanobacterium veterum genome carries:
- the purL gene encoding phosphoribosylformylglycinamidine synthase subunit PurL, which translates into the protein MTLTDSECKFVKKELGRDPNSLEYGMLDIMFSEHCSYKSSRPILRLFPNEGKRVILGPGDDAGIVELTDELALVIGMESHNHPSAIEPYGGAGTGIGGIIRDIISMGAKPIALLDSLRFGPLEDQKSRYIFEYVVKGISDYGNRVGIPTVGGEIEFDDNFKFNPLVNVICAGLVKKSDIVLGSAPNVGDIFVLMGGTTGRDGIHGVTFASEELTTESELESRPAVQVGDPFTKKMVMEATFEALDKIDVVGLKDLGGGGLTCCVSEMAAKGGNGAEVELTTIPLREEGMTPYEIMLSESQERMVFVVNPKDVDALMEIFNKYELPAAVIGKVTDTGRLVLKKEGGIIADVQTELLSDPPVVNRESCNPKEEGCGPSETAEYQEVEDIDSQEALLKLLSSQNIASKSWVYRQYDHEVQIRTVIKPGDDAAVLRIDDKKAIALTSDCNSIHTKLDPYHGGAGAIAEAIRNVVSMGAEPVCVVDCLNFGNPEKPDVFWQFKECIKGMSDIANKFETPVISGNVSFYNETEGVTVNPSPVVGVAGLMDIKDIRTMDFKNEGDKIILIGKTYPELDGSQYHKEVFDVVQGKSPKVNMDAEFESAEAVLKIIREDENDAVTAVHDCSAGGIAVAVAEMAISSDLGATADISKVPKDNDMSDAEALFSESNARFIVTVKSEYADEILSKIKAPAAVIGEVGGKTLTINQNLINVDIENLKESYYGVIEKFMA